One window from the genome of Oryza glaberrima chromosome 3, OglaRS2, whole genome shotgun sequence encodes:
- the LOC127768344 gene encoding uncharacterized protein LOC127768344 isoform X1 encodes MKMKRLPLLVLLLFAFLGGGNMLLGIALDARRSTTTSSADHQTYGSIELNGRRLQERRLSSTNRKTRALENVRIDDYRPVDPSPSSKATIGAGPIEHGTPLLPYVPRPKPPPDHPAQSPAT; translated from the exons ATGAAGATGAAGCGTCTTCCTCTGTTGGTTTTGCTACTCTTTGCATTTCTTGGAGGAGGAAACATGTTGCTAGGGATCGCTTTGGATGCAAGAAGAAGCACTACGACATCCTCAG CAGATCATCAAACCTATGGAAGCATTGAGCTAAACGGCAGGAGATTACAG GAAAGAAGACTTTCTTCTACTAACCGAAAGACAAGGGCCTTGGAAAATGTCAGGATCGATGACTACCGACCTGTTGATCCAAGTCCAAGCTCCAAGGCGACTATCGGGGCAGGTCCAATTGAGCATGGCACTCCTCTCCTTCCTTACGTGCCGCGACCGAAGCCGCCTCCTGATCATCCTGCCCAATCTCCTGCCACCTAG
- the LOC127768344 gene encoding uncharacterized protein LOC127768344 isoform X2 — protein MKMKRLPLLVLLLFAFLGGGNMLLGIALDARRSTTTSSDHQTYGSIELNGRRLQERRLSSTNRKTRALENVRIDDYRPVDPSPSSKATIGAGPIEHGTPLLPYVPRPKPPPDHPAQSPAT, from the exons ATGAAGATGAAGCGTCTTCCTCTGTTGGTTTTGCTACTCTTTGCATTTCTTGGAGGAGGAAACATGTTGCTAGGGATCGCTTTGGATGCAAGAAGAAGCACTACGACATCCTCAG ATCATCAAACCTATGGAAGCATTGAGCTAAACGGCAGGAGATTACAG GAAAGAAGACTTTCTTCTACTAACCGAAAGACAAGGGCCTTGGAAAATGTCAGGATCGATGACTACCGACCTGTTGATCCAAGTCCAAGCTCCAAGGCGACTATCGGGGCAGGTCCAATTGAGCATGGCACTCCTCTCCTTCCTTACGTGCCGCGACCGAAGCCGCCTCCTGATCATCCTGCCCAATCTCCTGCCACCTAG
- the LOC127765582 gene encoding FAD-linked sulfhydryl oxidase ERV1 isoform X1, protein MPPPAWGWGSNPLEPVVHTVAAFSRRLLIAPDAAPDEARLRPLLSLSLSPPPTPPSPPPPPPEVLKKDSKAAPLTKEEVGRATWMLLHTIAAQFPDEPTRQQRRDARELMAIISRLYPCKECAEHFKEVLKANPVQAGSQAEFSQWLCYVHNVVNRSLGKPIFPCQRVNARWGKLDCPERSCDLEGSNDIIPNR, encoded by the exons ATGCCGCCTCCAGCGTGGGGGTGGGGCTCCAACCCGCTGGAGCCCGTCGTCCACACCGTCGCGgccttctcccgccgcctcctcattGCCCCCGACGCCGCGCCCGACGAAGCACGcctccgccccctcctctccctctccctctcccctccgcccaccccgccgtcgccgccgccgccgccaccggaggtCCTCAAG AAGGATTCGAAGGCGGCGCCCCTGACCAAGGAGGAGGTCGGCAGGGCCACGTGGATGCTGCTCCACACCATCGCAGCGCAG TTTCCTGACGAACCAACCAGGCAACAAAGACGCGATGCGAGAGAGCTG ATGGCTATAATATCTAGACTCTATCCTTGCAAAGAATGTGCGGAACACTTCAAAGAAGTTTTAAA AGCAAATCCTGTGCAGGCAGGATCTCAGGCTGAATTCTCTCAGTGGTTATGCTACGTGCACAATGTGGTCAATCGAAG CCTTGGAAAACCTATATTTCCTTGCCAGAGAGTAAATGCACGGTGGGGTAAGCTGGATTGTCCTGAACGCTCTTGTGACCTAGAAGGCTCCAACGACATCATCCCGAATAGATGA
- the LOC127765582 gene encoding FAD-linked sulfhydryl oxidase ERV1 isoform X2 gives MPPPAWGWGSNPLEPVVHTVAAFSRRLLIAPDAAPDEARLRPLLSLSLSPPPTPPSPPPPPPEVLKDSKAAPLTKEEVGRATWMLLHTIAAQFPDEPTRQQRRDARELMAIISRLYPCKECAEHFKEVLKANPVQAGSQAEFSQWLCYVHNVVNRSLGKPIFPCQRVNARWGKLDCPERSCDLEGSNDIIPNR, from the exons ATGCCGCCTCCAGCGTGGGGGTGGGGCTCCAACCCGCTGGAGCCCGTCGTCCACACCGTCGCGgccttctcccgccgcctcctcattGCCCCCGACGCCGCGCCCGACGAAGCACGcctccgccccctcctctccctctccctctcccctccgcccaccccgccgtcgccgccgccgccgccaccggaggtCCTCAAG GATTCGAAGGCGGCGCCCCTGACCAAGGAGGAGGTCGGCAGGGCCACGTGGATGCTGCTCCACACCATCGCAGCGCAG TTTCCTGACGAACCAACCAGGCAACAAAGACGCGATGCGAGAGAGCTG ATGGCTATAATATCTAGACTCTATCCTTGCAAAGAATGTGCGGAACACTTCAAAGAAGTTTTAAA AGCAAATCCTGTGCAGGCAGGATCTCAGGCTGAATTCTCTCAGTGGTTATGCTACGTGCACAATGTGGTCAATCGAAG CCTTGGAAAACCTATATTTCCTTGCCAGAGAGTAAATGCACGGTGGGGTAAGCTGGATTGTCCTGAACGCTCTTGTGACCTAGAAGGCTCCAACGACATCATCCCGAATAGATGA
- the LOC127765582 gene encoding FAD-linked sulfhydryl oxidase ERV1 isoform X3, translated as MPPPAWGWGSNPLEPVVHTVAAFSRRLLIAPDAAPDEARLRPLLSLSLSPPPTPPSPPPPPPEVLKKDSKAAPLTKEEVGRATWMLLHTIAAQFPDEPTRQQRRDARELMAIISRLYPCKECAEHFKEVLKANPVQAGSQAEFSQWLCYVHNVVNRRVAAKIRSQSQKEEN; from the exons ATGCCGCCTCCAGCGTGGGGGTGGGGCTCCAACCCGCTGGAGCCCGTCGTCCACACCGTCGCGgccttctcccgccgcctcctcattGCCCCCGACGCCGCGCCCGACGAAGCACGcctccgccccctcctctccctctccctctcccctccgcccaccccgccgtcgccgccgccgccgccaccggaggtCCTCAAG AAGGATTCGAAGGCGGCGCCCCTGACCAAGGAGGAGGTCGGCAGGGCCACGTGGATGCTGCTCCACACCATCGCAGCGCAG TTTCCTGACGAACCAACCAGGCAACAAAGACGCGATGCGAGAGAGCTG ATGGCTATAATATCTAGACTCTATCCTTGCAAAGAATGTGCGGAACACTTCAAAGAAGTTTTAAA AGCAAATCCTGTGCAGGCAGGATCTCAGGCTGAATTCTCTCAGTGGTTATGCTACGTGCACAATGTGGTCAATCGAAG AGTTGCTGCAAAAATAAGGTCTCAAAGCCAAAAAGAGGAAAATTAA